The Candidatus Celerinatantimonas neptuna DNA segment GATTACTGTGAAATTGCAGTCATTGCCTGATGTCGTGAAGTATTTATATTATGACCTGGGCGGTTGGTTACCCGTTTTGTTCGGTAACGATGAGCGTTCTTTAAACGGTCATTATGCCGTGTATTACGTCTTGTCGATGGAGCAGGGCGAAAAATGCTGGATTACTGTTAAAGGTCTGGTGAATCCAACCGTTCCTGAATTTCCATCGGTGACCCCTTATGTCCCTGCTGCGGTATGGGGTGAACGTGAATTACGGGATATGTATGGTTTAATCCCTGTTGGCTTGCCCGATGAACGGCGTCTGGTTTTGCCTGATGACTGGCCTGAAAATCTGTATCCACTGCGTAAAGACAGTATGGATTACCGGCAGCGTCCGGCACCGACCACCGATCAGGAAACTTACCCATTTGTGAATGAACTGGGTGATGATAGCAACCGGGTTGTACCGATTGGTCCATTGCATGTGACATCCGATGAACCGGGCCATTTCCGCTTGTTTGTGGATGGTGAACGGATTATCGATGCCGATTATCGTTTGTTTTATGTGCATCGTGGCATGGAAAAACTCGCTGAAACCCGAATGGGTTATAACGAAGTGACTTTCCTTTCTGATCGGGTATGCGGCATTTGTGGTTTTGCTCATAGTACGGCGTATACCACATCAGTTGAAAATGCACTTGGAATCGAGATCCCGCAACGGGCTCAGATGATTCGGGCTATTTTGCTTGAAGTCGAACGACTGCATAGTCATCTGCTGAACTTGGGGCTGGCCTGTCACTTTACCGGCTTCGATTCTGGCTTTATGCAGTTTTTCCGGGTTCGTGAAAAATCGATGAAGATGGCAGAGATCCTGACCGGTGCGCGTAAAACATATGGCCTGAATCTTATCGGCGGGATCCGTCGAGATATGCTTAAAGATGACATGGTTGCGACCCGTAAACTCGCCCAGGAAATGAGAAAAGAAGTCCAGGAGCTGGTTGATGTGCTTCTGAGTACGCCGAATATCGAGCAACGTACCGTAGGGGTCGGGATTCTGGATCCGCAAATTGCCCGTGATTTCAGTAATGTTGGGCCAATGGTGCGAGCCAGTGGACATGCCCGTGATGCTCGTTATGACCACCCGTTCGTCGGATATGGCTTGCTGCCGATGGAAGTTCATTCAGAAAATGGCTGTGATGTTTTATCCCGTCTAAAAGTTCGAATCAACGAAGTATATACCAGCCTGAATATGATCGACTTTGGTCTGGATAACCTGCCTTCAGGGCCACTGGCTGTAGAGGGTTTCACTTATC contains these protein-coding regions:
- the hycE gene encoding Formate hydrogenlyase subunit 5 is translated as MNQTNHLGSGYVAKVREQFPNAILEEERQTKDQLTITVKLQSLPDVVKYLYYDLGGWLPVLFGNDERSLNGHYAVYYVLSMEQGEKCWITVKGLVNPTVPEFPSVTPYVPAAVWGERELRDMYGLIPVGLPDERRLVLPDDWPENLYPLRKDSMDYRQRPAPTTDQETYPFVNELGDDSNRVVPIGPLHVTSDEPGHFRLFVDGERIIDADYRLFYVHRGMEKLAETRMGYNEVTFLSDRVCGICGFAHSTAYTTSVENALGIEIPQRAQMIRAILLEVERLHSHLLNLGLACHFTGFDSGFMQFFRVREKSMKMAEILTGARKTYGLNLIGGIRRDMLKDDMVATRKLAQEMRKEVQELVDVLLSTPNIEQRTVGVGILDPQIARDFSNVGPMVRASGHARDARYDHPFVGYGLLPMEVHSENGCDVLSRLKVRINEVYTSLNMIDFGLDNLPSGPLAVEGFTYQPHKFALGFTEAPRGDDIHWSMTGDNQKLFRWRCRAATYANWPTLRYMLRGNTVSDAPLIIGSLDPCYSCTDRVTFIDINKRSSKTVPYKEVERYGIERTNSPLK